The genomic interval TATAGGCGAACATAATTATGAAATATATAAAAACATGCTTAACTTTGATAATGAAACAATTACTAAATTAAAAAACGATGGGGTAATATAATTTTTAGTTTTGGGCAAGGCAGAAAATAACCGAAACTATATAAACATACCCAACCTGCAATCCATAATTTGCAAAAGAGCCAAATTTTGTCAAATCGTTATTATTTAAACCATGAAAAAAGTACAAAAATCAAGTACAGAAATGAAAAAATGCCATATTCATTTTCCAGTTAAAATAAATACAAAAAATTTTGAATCTTTATTAAAAGAAAAATATCATATATCAAAAAAAAATGATGAAATAATATTTGATTTCTCAAATGTTAATTGGTGCAGCATATTTGAATTAAGTCTAATATCCCTTTGGATTATTGAATTATCTGAAAAATATAAAAAAGAAATAGTTTTTATTAAACCCCAAAACAATGATGTAAAACACTTTTTAATTCAATATGAATTTAATAAATTTCTTGCAAGTCATAATATAGAAAATTCCCTAGATGATACTATAGTTCTAACTGGAGTTTATGAGTTAATTTCTATTCCCTATTTCCCATTAAAATTTTATACAGAAAAAGGATTTCTGAATTTTTTCACATTCTTATCAGATGAAGATAATTATGATGTAATTTTTAACGATCTAAAAACTTCAGCTATTGGAAATAGCCAGTTCCTGAGAAATATCATTATAAAAGAAATAGGTGACAATATGTATAAACATGCTAATGGATTATTTTCAAATATTATCATGTCGAAATATGGAAAAGGTATAACAGATAAAGAAATTCTATATAAAAGGACAGAAGCTGCTACAGCAAATTCTATAGGAAATGAAAAACAGTTTTTTAAAGATTTAGCAGGAAGAGATTATTTTACAATTGTAATAAGTGATAAAGGACCTGGTATCTATAAAAAATTATTTGAATTTGGCTGGAAAATGGATGATACTGTTAATAAAAACCATTCCCCATCTGTAGAAGAAATAATAAAATATGCTTTTCAAGAATATTCCTCGTCAAGAACGAAAGAAGAAAGATATGGTCCACTTTCAGATTTATTTGATAATAAACTATATGAACATTTCGCACCACAACTTCCTGGCCCAACCGGATTATATCAAGTATTAAATATTGTTAAACAAAATCATGGATTCATTTATGTTCGAAGCGGAGCAAGCATTGTTTCATATAACTTTTATGGAAATACACGTGAAGGTTCAATTACTTCTTTCAATAGAATTAAACGTATAGGAAAACTAACTCATTTTGGTGGAACTCAAATTAAAATTCATTTCCCATATGATATTACTTATGCCCAACAATTAGAAAGGTATAACAGGAAATATTTTCCGATTCAGAAGAAGTTTAAATTCCCAGAATCAGACATTATTAAAAATTACAGATATGTCTCAATAACGGAATATGATGTAAATAATTTTGTTGAACCATTAATTCAAAAGGAAAACATAATTAGATTCCAAGAACATATCAAAAAACATAAAAGCTTAAACAGAAATTCTCAATCAGGTATTATTCTGGACCTTTATAATCAAGAAAATATCTCAAGTAAAGTAATTTATTTCTTTATTGGTACATTAATGGATAGTCAAGAAAGTAATTATTCACATGTTATAATTAACTTAAGTCCTATTCTTGTCCCTACTCTAAAAACAGCTTTTAGTAATCAGGAAAATATAAATACGCATTCTAAGCCAATCATTTTATTTGACACAAACTTTCACAGACATATTATTGGTGTTAGTAATGAAGAAGAATTACTTTTTAATAACCTGTTTCATAAAGAGAAGTTTGAAGAAAAAAAGGATATAGAGTTTATTTCAAAAAATGACCATTTATTTTATTTTGATGATTCAGTTGGACTTAAACATAATAGATCAATTATTTTTCAAATAGCAATGCTTGGTATCCAAAATATCCTCCAGTCTCAAACTCTTAAAACAGAATATTCAATTTATAATCCAAGTGTAAAGGTTTTAATGCCTACCGGATACTATTGTGAAGGATATTTTCAGATTTTTTATTTAGTAGAAAATAAATTATTAAGAAATCTTATCAAACAATGGATTTCATACTTTATTGTTAGATATAAACCAAATATTATTGTATCCGTTAGTCAGAACTGCATAAAAATAGTTGATGAACTTTATGTTGATTTTAATATTAGAGACAAGCCTATACAAGCCTTACATTTTAAGATTAAGTCTCCATTATCACTAGACAAAACGGTGTTATTCGAATTAGGTAATGAAATTAAGGAAAACAATAAAGTTGTAGTATTTACTGATGTTGTTGCAACTCAAAAGTCAATTTCTCAAATCCTTAAAAGAACTATTCATGCTTCAGAGATTATAATGATTGCTATAGTGAATGCTACTCCAGGTTCAGAAAAATCCATTCTTATAAATGAAAAACAAATTTTACTTAAACAATTTGTAAGAAAAAGCTTAAAGTTTTATGATAAAAAACCAGAGAATTGGAATAATGAAGTTATTACAAATGTTGATGTTACTACCAATAATTTAATTTTAAAGAAACATAGTTCAAAAGGTGGGATATGGAATGATTATCGAAAAGAAAACTTTTTGAACGAATATATTATTAATAATCAAAATTTTTTGATTGGACATTATGAACACGATAAAACACATCTACCAGTGTTGTTTGATATTCCAAATGTATGCAATCAAAATTCCGATGTAATAGCACAAGTTATATCAAACCATTTCAAATCAATTTATGATTTTTCAAAAACTGGCTCAGAATTAAACAACAAAATTTTATTTCTCAGTGATAAATCCGAATTAAATAAAGTAGCCGTTTTAATTTCAAAAAGCATTTATTTTACAGTCGAACAGATTAATAATAAAGAAATTACAGAAATCAACGACTATGAAGGTAACGAATATTTAAATAGCACCTTAATTTTTATAGATGATGCAGTTGATACTGGTGAAAGCGTTTTTAAAGTCATTGATTATTGTTATAGAAAAAATGCTAAGAACTTATTCATTTACATCTTTATAAAAAGAGGTAGCGACTACTATATTAGAAGGATATCTGAATTAGAAAAATATGGGAATATGAGATTATTCTTTAATTTCCTTTCAGAAATAAATATTCCAACTTATAATATAAATCAATGCCCAATATGCAAAAGAAAAACTGAAATTGATATATTAATAGGGAAGATAGAAGGACAAGATGAGTTATCCCAATTAACTGTTTTTATAAAAGATTATTCATCAAAACTTAAAGCGAGAAAATTTGTAGACTTCAAGAAAACCAAATATTTTATATGGAATAAGATTATTCAATATTCAAATGAGGATTTTGAACTTAGATTCATTTTAGAAAATGCGAAACATGACAGTGAATCAAGAGAAGAAATTATTCATTGGTTTTATACAATTGACAAAAATATTTCTAAAATAAAAAAACTAATATCCCTTGTAGCTAGAGAAAATTTATATTTTCTATTTGATTCAAAATATGGCACAGATGAAAAAAGATTTATCTTCAAACAGAATGTTATTCTATCCTGTAAAAAGCTTGCTGTAAAACTATCGTTTTTGAGTGAAAATGAATATGATGGAGTATTAAGTGTTCTAAGATATTTAAATGAAGAAACCTTCATTGATAAATTATATAGTTATATTAATAAAACTATTAATAATGAAAGATTTTTATTAACTCTTTTGATGCATATTTTTTTAAGCAAGCAATCAAATATTCTGATTCAAAGCATTTCACATTCTTTAAATAAAGTTATTTCAGAACAAAATAAAAAAGGATCAAATATAAACTTATCATTATTAAAACAATTTTTAGTTTGGTGGGAACAAAATAAAATAAAAAAGCAAGATAGAATTCTTACCGTTTATTTTAACTTGCGTCGTGAAATAAACCATGAAATTACAAAACATATTACCAGTATAAAAGGATATTTAAACAGCCCCAAAAAAGAACAAGTATCGCAAATTAATTTGTATTTTAGTTTTCTTCGCGATGCAATTGAAAAAAATATATATAGAGATTTAAGAGAATTAATTGAATTTGATTTTTGCAATAAAGATATTATTACAAGATCTGAGAAATTAATAAATAAACTTGCTGATACTTTTGATTACTATATGAATGCTAAAATTTATTTTGAACAGGAAAACGATGAGAATATTTTTCTTGATTCTGTTTCATTAATATTAAAACAAATAGATGATATAATTTATAATAAAGCCCAAACGTCATTAAGTGAAACACTTAATATGTGTATAACAAATTTATCAGACTTGTGGCAACATATATTAAAAATTCGACAGGCGGAATTAAATACAGCAGGAATAACTTATAATAAATTAACTGTTGAAACTCCTATTGTAGTTTTCGGTGATGAGCCAGGAATATTTTCAATTTTTGATAATATTATCGAAAACATCATTATTCATTCAAATGCTACAAAACTACATTGTGAAATAAAAATTGACAAAGTTAAAAATGAGGTAAATGTATTTGTTGTTGATAATGGAGTTTTACCTGTTGGCTGTAAAGAAGGATATGGAATAAATAATATTATACGAAATACGACTCGTTATTCAAATAATCCTTATGAATTAAGGAAAGTCAGTAAAAAAGATATTAAATTTTACAATAAGTTCAATACGTTGAATTATGTTAATTTTAATCAAATAGTACAAATATAATAACTAGTGAAATGAAAAAAAAAGTAATAATTATAGTAGAACCTAATTTAAGTTATCAGGCAGAATTTAAAAGGTTATTGGGGGAAAGGGAAATATTATCTGAAATTGAAATAATTTCCCCTGATGTATCACTCAACAATTTTAATGGATTTGCAGAGTTTAGGGATGAATTATTGAAAAAAACCCTTAAACTTATAGAAGAAAATAAGAATAATATGATGGGGGTTTTGGTAGATATTAGACTTAGCGAAGCACCTAAAGGTGATTATTCAGATGGTATCACCTTTTCTAAAAAACTGAAAACATCTTTTCCTTCAATTCCTATAATTAACATCACACAATATTTTAGAGGTGATGATATTAATATTTTTAGTGAAGCTTCATTGTCTTCGGATGGTGTGTTGCCAAAACAATATTTCGCAAAAAAAGATTTTTCAAAAAAAAATTTCCTAGATATTTTTTCAAAAGCTAATGAAAAAATTAAAACTATTCAGAAAATATCTAAAGAATCAGTTGGAAACCATAATAATTTTGACAATTTTAACATTAATATTGCTATAATTGCTGCCTTATATGATGATGAATTTGAAAGTTTAAATGAGTTTATTGAAAATCAAGAAGATGTTCCTGGGTTTGAGTCTCTAAAGATTGCTAAATTAAGAAACTCAGACAAAAAAGTATTAGTTGATTTTCAATCGAAAATGGGTATGGTTGAAGCAACTTATTTGTCTACACAAATCTTAGCTCATTTTCCTATAAAGTATTTAATTATGATTGGCGTTTGTGGAGGAAGATCTACTAAAAAAGTAAAACTTCTCGATTTAATAATTCCAAATAAAGTTTTTGATTATCAAACAGGTAAGTATGAAAATGGTATTTTCAAACCATATTTAAGGGATTGTAATATTAATAATAAAAGGGTCATTTCAGCTTCACAGAAGGTTTTAAAATCAATGGAAGAATATATCAATGCACCTTCTTTGAAGGCTAAATGTAAAAATATTAAAATACATTCTAAAACATTAGCTTGTGGCAATGTCGTTGTAAAAACTGACGGATACCTCGAAGATGTTATTTCAGCATTTGATGAAGAAACCCAAGGTGTTGAAATGGAAAGTTTTGGAGTTGTTAGAAGTACAGAACTACTTGATGATAAAAAAGTAAATCCAATTATTATTAAATCTGTAATGGATTATACTGAAAAAGACAAAAATGACAATGATAAGCCAAATGCAGCTTTTTTTAGCGCATGCTTCACTTATTTTTTGGTAAAGGATTATTTATAAAAGCCAATCCTGGTAAAGAATTTCAAAATTTTTCACACACGTTGAAAGAAAAAATTAAAACACGCCAACACACAGGCAAGTTAGACAGAAAAAGCAAATTTAAAAATAATTACAGTAAATTAAATACATTACAATATGACGAGCAAGTGTGCTGAAATGCCCGCCAGCACTTAGCAAGGGCGTTGTTTGTATATATTGAATGATATTATTCATTAATAGGCGGGTGGTTATTAATTCATTCGTTTTTAAAATTCAATATTTGTCAATTGAGCACAAAAATTTACAAATCTGATTATATGCTAACATCAAAATCATATCTGTCTGAAACGGCAAATGCTTTACGAACTAATACTATTGATGTAAATGAATATGTTAAGCAAATCTGCAAAATAATTGACACAAACGAAGCTAAGATACAAGCTTTACTTCCTGAAAATAATAGAATTGAAAGATTACTTAAAGAAGCAACAGAACTTAAAAAACGTTTTCCTGATACAACAAAACGCCCGCCTTTATTTGGTGTTCCTGTCGGAATAAAAGATATTATACATGTAAATCGTTTTGAAACAAAAGCAGGTTCAAACTTGCCTTCTGAACTTTTTCAAGGAGCAGAAGCATCGGTAGTAACAAAATTAAAGAACGCAGGAGCAATTATTCTCGGAAAAACTGTTACAACGGAATTTGCATATTTTGAGCCGGGACCAACAAGAAATCCTCATAATTTGAAACACACACCGGGAGGTTCAAGTAGTGGTTCGGCAGCAGCGGTTGCGAGTGGGTTTACTCCTTTGGCTTTAGGCACACAAACCATAGGCTCGGTTACCCGCCCTGCGGCATATTGCGGAATTATAGGTTATAAACCAACATTAGGACGTATTGCAAAAGATGGAATAATACCTTTTTCTGTATCTGCTGATCATGTAGGAATGTTTACCCAGGATCTAAACGGACTTGCTCTTACTGCTTCAATAATATGCAATGGATGGCAAACGAATTTTATTGAACAAAATAAAAAACCTGTTATTGGAATTGTTAATGGGAAATATTTAAAACAAGCCACAAACGAAATCATAGAATATTTTGAAAAAATTATTGAGTATTTGCAAAAATCCGGTTATACAATAATCAGATTAAAAGCTTTTGAGAATATTGAGGAAATTAATCAAAAACATAAAAAAATGATATCTGCTGAGTTCTCAATTGTTCATAATGAATGGTTTAACACTTATGAGCAATTATATAAAAAAGCAACAAAAGACTTAATTCTTGAAGGTAAAAACATAACAATTGAAGAACTATCGAAATTTCGTTCGGGGCAAGTAGAATTACGAAATAATATTGAAAAACAACAAAAAGAAAACAAAATAAATATTTGGTTAAGTCCTGCTACTACAAGCCCTGCTCCCGAAGGAACAAACACAGGAAATCCTATAATGAACTTACCATGGACATATTCGGGTTTACCTACAATTACAATTCCTGTAGGAAAAACCTTTAACAATTTACCTGTTGGCTTGCAATTTGCTGGTTCATTCTCCGAAGATGAAAAACTCTTAGGCTTTGTAAATGAAATTTATAAAAATATAAAATTTGAGATGGGTTTAGATTTTATGTAATTAATCAGTGTTATACTTTAAACGGTCATTAATTGTCATTAAGCCTGCCCCGTAGCGAAGCATATCGGGGTCATTAGTCATTCATTGTTTTAAACAATATAATGACAGTGAAACGAACGGCGAAGCCCTCATGAACAGGTCGTGGGACGGCATGAGGGAGTGAATAATGACACGAAGTTAATGACGTGAAACATAATGACAACTTAGCGAAGCAATCTCACAGCCTGTCCCGATTTTTTCGGGAAACACCATATAAAATTAATAATGTTGTGAGTAAATAGTAAAACGCAATTTATGCCCGATTACAGTATAATCATAATCTATGAACGACTTTAGCCCTCAACGATGTTAATCTGTGGCAACTTTGTATTTGTAAACAAGAAATTTTCATTTGTAACCATTTAAATATTGAGAATTTACATTATTTAAAATTAAATTGTACATTTACAGTAAATTAATAAATTAAATAGTCATGCTTAACAAATATGTAGTTGAATTATTAAAAGATAATACAAGGGTAATAATACCGGATTTTGGAGCATTTATGACAAAGTTTAAACCGGGAGTAGATAAAGATTCAAAAGACCTTGCTGACAGAATCATTACCTTTAATGATTTTTTAAAATATAATGATGGTTTGCTTATTAATCATATAATTAAAACGGAAAAAATAAACAAAGAAGAAGCTACAAAAAAAGTAAAGGAATATATAAAAACAATTGAAAAAGAATTTAATAATGAGAAACCTTTTACTATTGAAGGATTAGGAAATTTGTTTGTTGATGATAAAGGTAGTATTAAATTTTCAATAGAGGGAGATACGAAAAGCAAAGAACCAAAAAAACCTGTTGAAAAAGAAACAGTTAAAACAAAAGATATAAAAGAAGAACCAAAAAAAGTAACAGTTAAAAAGGAAGATAAAAAACCAATAGAAACAAAAAAAGAAGATAAAACGCAAGTCGATGTAAGTAAGGATGTTTCAAAAATTCTTGGAACTAAAAAAGAAACACCTATTCCAAAAAAGGATGAAAAAGTAATTAAAAAACCTATTGCAGTACAAAAACCCGCAAAAAAAGTTGTAAAAACAACATCAGGCACTAAAAAGGTAGATAAAAAAATAATTATTTGGTCAGCAGCTGGAGTTGTTCTAATTGCGGTTATTATTTTAGCTGTGCTTAAAATAGATTTTATTAAAGACCAATATGCAAAAATAACGAAAAAAGATCAGGTAATTGAAAAAGAACCCGTTGTTGAGAAAAAAAGTATTGCATTAATTGATACTTTAACAAAAGAAAAAAAAGATTCTATTGCAGCAATCATTCAGGATACTGTTAAAGAAAAAGAAGTAGTTAAAGAAGAACCTAAGCCTAAAGTAATAACAAAAAAATATTATGTTGTTGCAGGATGTTTTAAAGTTGAAAATAATGCTTACAATTTCGTTAAAACATTAAATGAAAAAGGCTATAACTCTGAAATGTTCGCCAAAAGAAGTGATTTTTATACAGTCTCCTTTAACGCATATGATACTTGGAAAGAAGCTGTAAACGAACTAAATATTATTACCAACGAAAAAGGACAACAAGCCTGGATATTGTATTATTGATGTTTTTTTCGAAGACTTCAAAGGATTTTAAAACCTTTAAATCCAATTAGTACCTGTCAATGAAGTCTGTGTTTTTTGATTTCAGAACACCGATTACTTTCAGTGCGATCGCTTCGCTAAGTTAACGATTTTTGATATACGAAGTTATTGAAAATCTAAAATCTAAAATCAGCAATCCTTGTTCTTAAATCAATTTTAATAAATACATAAAACCTACATAAAAGCATCCCATCCCTGTGCAATTATTGGAACATTAGTTCCATCTTGTGCTATAAGATTTATTCCTTTTTCTTTATTTGTAATATGCCCGATAATTGAAATTCCATCAAACGATTTTATAATATCTGATTGTTCTAACGGAATGGTAAATAAAAGCTCATAATCTTCTCCACCACTTAAGGCACATGTTGTAGGACTAATATTAAATTCTTCTGCCATTTTTATAGTTGATGCATCAATAGGGATTTTATCTTCGTAGATTTTACAACCCACATTTGAGTTTTTACATATATGAAAAATTTCTGAAGACAAACCATCGGAAATATCAATCATTGATGTCGGTTTTATATCTGATTTGTAAAAAAAATCTATTATTGTTTTTCTGGCTTCCGGTTTCAATTGTCTTTCGAGAATATAATCATATCCTTCAAATTCGGGTTGTATATTTGAATCTTGCTTAAAAACTTCTTTTTCTCTTTCCAAAAGTTGTAAACCCAAATATGCAGCACCTAAATCACCGGAAACGCAAACAAGGTCGTTTTCTTTTGCAGTATTCCTGTAAACTATTTTTTCTTTTAAAACCTCACCAACAGCAGTAATACTAATAATTAATCCTGTAACCGAAGAACTTGTATCGCCACCTATGAGATCAACATTATATCTTTCACATGCAAGATTTATACCTGAATATAATTCTTCAATATCTTCAACCGAAAATCTGTTGGAAATACCAATTGAAACGGTAATTTGTTTTGGATAAGCATTCATTGCATAAATATCTGAAAAATTTACAATTGCTGCTTTATAACCTAAATGTTTAAGTGGGGTATAAATCAAATTAAAATGAATTCCTTCTAATAAAAGGTCTGTTGTTACAACCACCTGTTTGTCTTTGAAATCAAGTATAGCAGCATCGTCTCCAACTCCTTTTATTGTCGAACTGTTTTTTATTTTAATATTTTTTGTCAATTGGTCAATTAATGCAAATTCTCCTAATTTTGAAATTGGTGTTTGTGATTTTTTTATTTCTTTCATTTTTTAAAACAAATTAGTACTGATAAGTGTTATTCATAAAAAAACATACAAATATAATTCCTTATTTGTATATTTGTGCCCATTTGAAATAAATCTAAATAGCTTTAATTGATATTATGGCACTTTGATATTTTTTATGGATATGACATTTTTGTATAGATTGTTTATTCATATGTTAAAAGGCTGAGGCTAAGGTTAATGAAAAGGAATTAGCATATGGCATTCGAGGATTTTACTGAAATGATTGTCTGGCAAGTTATATTTTATGATTTATAAATAATACAAAAGGGAAAGACGTACTTATTCAATTTTATAGGGATGTGGTTGATGAATCATTAATTAAAACAATAGAAAATTAATGATGTTTTTGCACTTAGCCTTAGCCTCAGCCTTAGCCTTTTATATTTACAGAAGAATCATTATATTTCTTCAAAATTATGAAAAAAGAACAGGATAAAATATTAAATGATATTACTCAAAACGAATATAAGTACGGATTTGTTACAAATATTGAAACAGAAACAATACCTAAAGGATTAAACGAAAATGTTATCAGGATAATTTCGGCTAAGAAAAATGAACCTCAATTTATGCTTGATTTTCGACTAAAAGCATATAAATATTGGAAAACTCTCGAAATGCCTAAATGGGCACATTTGAATATCCCTGAAATAAATTTTCAGGATATAATTTTTTATGCTGCACCAAAACAACAAGAAAGTCCTGATTCAATTGATGAAGTTGATCCTGAATTGCGAAAAACTTTTGATAAACTCGGAATTCCTCTTGAAGAACAAAAAATTCTTTCAGGTGTTGCTGTTGATGCCGTTATGGATAGTGTTTCAGTTAAAACTACATTTAAAAAAACGCTTGCAGAAAAAGGAATTATTTTCTGTTCATTCAGTGAAGCAGTACTAAATCATCCTGAGCTTATAAAAAAATATATGGGAAGTGCTGTTCCATATACAGATAATTATTTTGCAGCTCTAAATTCCGCTGTTTTTAGTGATGGTTCGTTCTGCTATATTCCAAAAGGAGTAAAATGTCCAATGGAACTATCAACTTATTTCAGGATAAATGCAGCTAACACAGGGCAATTTGAACGAACATTAATTGTAGCCGAAGAAGATAGTTATGTTAGTTATCTTGAGGGATGCACAGCCCCGCAAAGAGATGAAAATCAGCTACATGCAGCAATAGTTGAAATAATTGTAAATAAAAATGCAGGCGTTAAATATTCAACTGTACAAAATTGGTATCCGGGAGATAAAAATGGTAAAGGAGGAATTTTTAATTTTGTTACTAAAAGAGCAATCTGTAAAGGAGAAAATTCAAAAATATCATGGACACAAGTTGAAACAGGTTCTGCAATAACATGGAAATATCCAAGTTGTGTGTTATTGGGAGATAATTCTGTTGGCGAATTTTTTTCTGTTGCTGTTACAAATAATTATCAGCAAGCAGATACAGGAACAAAAATGATACATATTGGGAAAAATACTAAGAGTACAATTATTTCAAAAGGGATATCAGCAGGAAACAGTAATAATAGTTACAGAGGTTTGGTAAAAGTTGTAAAAAAAGCAGAAAATGCAAGAAATTTTTCACAGTGTGATTCTTTGTTATTAGGCGATAAATGTGGAGCACATACATTTCCATATATTGAAACCTATAATAGTTCTTCAATTGTTGAACATGAAGCAACAACATCAAAAGTCGGGGAAGACCAGATATTTTATTGTAATCAAAGAGGTATATCTACAGAAGATGCTATAGGGTTAATAGTTAATGGTTATGCAAAGGAGGTAATTAACAAGCTACCTATGGAATTTGCAGTAGAAGCCCAAAAATTATTACAGATTAGCCTTGAAGGAAGTGTGGGATAAAATTTAATATAACAAAATTATGACTAAATATTATTTTGAGGTATTAGGTGAAAATATGTTTTTTTATAGAATCCTGAAAGGATTCAAGGTATAAGCTTAGGGTGAAGTGAAACGAGCCCTGAGACTTTAAAATAAAATCAAAGTAAGGACTGAAAGTCCGAAAGGGAATTAATTATAAAATTATGGCACAGAGTTTATCAAAAATATATATACACTGTGAGCTAATACATAAAGGAACGTTGCCCCTTAGAAATATACTCAGCACCTCAAAATAATATTTAGCCAAAACTATATAAAAACAAATTATGTTAAGTATAAAAAATTTATATGTAGAAATCGAAGGAAACGAAATTCTTAAGGGAATAAACCTTGAAGTAAAAGCAGGAGAAGTACATGCAATTATGGGACCAAACGGCTCTGGGAAAAGCACACTTGCTATGATTTTAGCAGGTAGAGAAATGTTTCATGTTACTAAAGGAGAAATCATTTATGAGGGTGAAAATCTTTTAGAATTATCTCCTGAAGACAGAGCAAAAAAAGGAATTTTTCTTGGTTTTCAATATCCGATTGAAATTCCTGGGGTTAGTATGGTAAATTTCATGAAAACAGCAGTAAATGAACATAGAAAATATAAAGGATTAAAGCCTTTATCTTCCTCAGATTTTTTAAAACTAATGAAGGAAAAGAAAAATTTAGTTGAAATTACTTCACAGCTTACTAACCGTTCTGTTAATGAAGGTTTTTCGGGTGGTGAAAAGAAAAGAAATGAAATTTTTCAACTAGCAATGCTTGAACCTAAATTAGCAATATTAGACGAAACAGATTCAGGATTGGATATTGATGCTCTTAAAATTGTTGCAAACGGTGTGAATAAATTAAAAACAAAAGACAACGCAAGCATTATCATTACACATTATCAAAGATTATTAGACTATATAGTTCCTGACATCGTTCATGTTCTTTATGATGGACGTATTGTCAAAACCAGCGGAAAAGAACTCGCTCTTGAACTGGAAGAAAAAGGTTATGATTGGATAAAAAAGGAATTTGCTGAATAATTTTTTATTTCTTTCGGTTATTTATATAGATATAAAATGGAAAAAATACAGGAAATATTAACAATAAATAATAAATTCAATGATATTTATAACTCTAATATCAACATAATTAATAGCAGGTCAAGTGATTTTGTTAACTCTGTCCGAAAAAAAGCATTTGAAAAATTCAAAAAACTTGGCATTCCTGTTTATAAAACCGAAGATTATAAATACACAAATTTACTGTCTAAATTCAGCTTTGATTATAAACATGCTTTATGTCCTCAAAATATTGAAATTGAACTTAATGAAGTTTTTAAATGTGAAGTTCCCGAATTAGATACACATTTAATTATATTTATTAACGGCTGGTATTATGACAAAAATTCTACTCATAATAATTTACCAAAGGGTGTTTTGGCTGGAAGTTTTGCTAAATATTCAAAAG from Bacteroidales bacterium carries:
- a CDS encoding amidase, yielding MLTSKSYLSETANALRTNTIDVNEYVKQICKIIDTNEAKIQALLPENNRIERLLKEATELKKRFPDTTKRPPLFGVPVGIKDIIHVNRFETKAGSNLPSELFQGAEASVVTKLKNAGAIILGKTVTTEFAYFEPGPTRNPHNLKHTPGGSSSGSAAAVASGFTPLALGTQTIGSVTRPAAYCGIIGYKPTLGRIAKDGIIPFSVSADHVGMFTQDLNGLALTASIICNGWQTNFIEQNKKPVIGIVNGKYLKQATNEIIEYFEKIIEYLQKSGYTIIRLKAFENIEEINQKHKKMISAEFSIVHNEWFNTYEQLYKKATKDLILEGKNITIEELSKFRSGQVELRNNIEKQQKENKINIWLSPATTSPAPEGTNTGNPIMNLPWTYSGLPTITIPVGKTFNNLPVGLQFAGSFSEDEKLLGFVNEIYKNIKFEMGLDFM
- a CDS encoding HAMP domain-containing histidine kinase — its product is MKKVQKSSTEMKKCHIHFPVKINTKNFESLLKEKYHISKKNDEIIFDFSNVNWCSIFELSLISLWIIELSEKYKKEIVFIKPQNNDVKHFLIQYEFNKFLASHNIENSLDDTIVLTGVYELISIPYFPLKFYTEKGFLNFFTFLSDEDNYDVIFNDLKTSAIGNSQFLRNIIIKEIGDNMYKHANGLFSNIIMSKYGKGITDKEILYKRTEAATANSIGNEKQFFKDLAGRDYFTIVISDKGPGIYKKLFEFGWKMDDTVNKNHSPSVEEIIKYAFQEYSSSRTKEERYGPLSDLFDNKLYEHFAPQLPGPTGLYQVLNIVKQNHGFIYVRSGASIVSYNFYGNTREGSITSFNRIKRIGKLTHFGGTQIKIHFPYDITYAQQLERYNRKYFPIQKKFKFPESDIIKNYRYVSITEYDVNNFVEPLIQKENIIRFQEHIKKHKSLNRNSQSGIILDLYNQENISSKVIYFFIGTLMDSQESNYSHVIINLSPILVPTLKTAFSNQENINTHSKPIILFDTNFHRHIIGVSNEEELLFNNLFHKEKFEEKKDIEFISKNDHLFYFDDSVGLKHNRSIIFQIAMLGIQNILQSQTLKTEYSIYNPSVKVLMPTGYYCEGYFQIFYLVENKLLRNLIKQWISYFIVRYKPNIIVSVSQNCIKIVDELYVDFNIRDKPIQALHFKIKSPLSLDKTVLFELGNEIKENNKVVVFTDVVATQKSISQILKRTIHASEIIMIAIVNATPGSEKSILINEKQILLKQFVRKSLKFYDKKPENWNNEVITNVDVTTNNLILKKHSSKGGIWNDYRKENFLNEYIINNQNFLIGHYEHDKTHLPVLFDIPNVCNQNSDVIAQVISNHFKSIYDFSKTGSELNNKILFLSDKSELNKVAVLISKSIYFTVEQINNKEITEINDYEGNEYLNSTLIFIDDAVDTGESVFKVIDYCYRKNAKNLFIYIFIKRGSDYYIRRISELEKYGNMRLFFNFLSEINIPTYNINQCPICKRKTEIDILIGKIEGQDELSQLTVFIKDYSSKLKARKFVDFKKTKYFIWNKIIQYSNEDFELRFILENAKHDSESREEIIHWFYTIDKNISKIKKLISLVARENLYFLFDSKYGTDEKRFIFKQNVILSCKKLAVKLSFLSENEYDGVLSVLRYLNEETFIDKLYSYINKTINNERFLLTLLMHIFLSKQSNILIQSISHSLNKVISEQNKKGSNINLSLLKQFLVWWEQNKIKKQDRILTVYFNLRREINHEITKHITSIKGYLNSPKKEQVSQINLYFSFLRDAIEKNIYRDLRELIEFDFCNKDIITRSEKLINKLADTFDYYMNAKIYFEQENDENIFLDSVSLILKQIDDIIYNKAQTSLSETLNMCITNLSDLWQHILKIRQAELNTAGITYNKLTVETPIVVFGDEPGIFSIFDNIIENIIIHSNATKLHCEIKIDKVKNEVNVFVVDNGVLPVGCKEGYGINNIIRNTTRYSNNPYELRKVSKKDIKFYNKFNTLNYVNFNQIVQI